In Streptomyces sp. NBC_00878, a single window of DNA contains:
- a CDS encoding PLP-dependent aminotransferase family protein, whose amino-acid sequence MALQLASVDVSRASPQPLTSQIQEAIKREITQGVLHPGTRLPSSRSLADDLRVSRSVVVEAYGQLIAEGYLEALQGSGTRVAHHLAPAPVVSTLLNEGLVPTVRWDLRPAGTVSAHFPHREWAAAYQRAVRSAGHNELDYPPLSGVVALREELARYLGRVRGVRTAARDIMVVQGFAQGLGLLCGALVQTGVGSIAVEVPGHPRQRRFIEKTGLTPVPIPVDSEGIEVGALTHSGVRAVLVTPFHQYPTGVTLSPRRRQALADWARRTGGLVIEDDYDGDFWLERQPPPLAFQRLAPAQVAYAGTVSKSLVPALRLGWLAVPPSLLTALERVRAERDLGSDVLTQLSFAELLRSGAFDRHLRRMRVRYRERRLALAEAVGRHLPGSSTVGSAAGLHAFVRLPPGTDEARFVAAALRRSVLVRGAAEFGTRDRRWCPGLVVGYTSLTPTGLHDAMTELGRCLHPDGVSARQRHRGVLGPVAW is encoded by the coding sequence ATGGCACTGCAGCTGGCTTCCGTCGATGTCTCACGCGCCTCCCCACAGCCCCTGACCAGCCAGATCCAGGAAGCGATCAAACGGGAAATCACCCAGGGCGTCCTGCATCCCGGCACCCGGTTACCGTCCAGCCGCAGCCTGGCGGACGACCTGAGGGTCTCGCGCAGTGTGGTGGTGGAGGCGTACGGGCAGCTCATCGCCGAGGGCTACCTCGAAGCACTTCAGGGTTCGGGGACGCGGGTCGCCCATCACCTGGCCCCGGCGCCCGTGGTGTCCACCCTGCTGAACGAGGGGCTGGTGCCCACGGTCCGCTGGGATCTGCGTCCCGCGGGCACGGTGTCCGCCCACTTTCCGCACCGCGAATGGGCGGCCGCCTACCAGCGGGCCGTGCGGTCGGCGGGCCACAACGAGCTCGACTACCCGCCGTTGTCCGGCGTGGTGGCGCTGCGCGAGGAACTGGCCCGCTATCTCGGCCGGGTACGCGGGGTGCGCACCGCCGCCAGGGACATCATGGTGGTGCAGGGGTTCGCCCAGGGACTCGGGCTGCTGTGCGGCGCACTGGTGCAGACGGGCGTCGGGAGTATCGCCGTAGAAGTTCCGGGGCATCCACGACAGCGCCGGTTCATCGAGAAGACCGGCCTGACGCCGGTACCGATCCCCGTCGACTCCGAGGGCATCGAGGTGGGCGCGCTGACGCACAGCGGGGTGCGGGCGGTACTGGTGACACCCTTCCACCAGTACCCCACGGGAGTGACTCTGTCACCGCGCCGTCGGCAGGCCCTGGCCGACTGGGCCCGGCGGACCGGGGGCCTGGTCATCGAGGACGACTACGACGGGGACTTCTGGCTGGAGCGGCAGCCGCCTCCGCTCGCCTTCCAGCGCCTGGCGCCGGCCCAGGTCGCCTACGCGGGCACCGTGAGCAAGTCCTTGGTACCGGCGCTACGGCTCGGCTGGCTGGCGGTGCCGCCCTCGCTGCTGACCGCGTTGGAGCGCGTCCGCGCGGAACGGGACCTCGGCTCCGACGTACTGACTCAGCTGTCCTTCGCCGAACTGCTGCGCAGCGGCGCCTTCGACCGGCATCTGCGGCGGATGCGGGTCCGCTACCGGGAGCGCAGACTGGCTCTCGCGGAGGCCGTCGGCCGTCATCTTCCTGGCTCCTCGACCGTCGGTTCGGCGGCCGGCCTGCACGCCTTTGTGCGGCTTCCGCCGGGCACCGACGAAGCTCGGTTCGTGGCCGCCGCTCTCCGCCGTTCGGTCCTGGTGCGCGGGGCGGCCGAGTTCGGCACCCGTGATCGCAGGTGGTGCCCAGGTCTCGTGGTGGGCTACACCTCGCTCACGCCCACCGGGCTGCACGACGCGATGACCGAACTCGGCCGGTGCCTGCATCCGGACGGTGTGTCCGCAAGGCAACGTCATCGGGGCGTACTTGGGCCAGTGGCCTGGTGA
- a CDS encoding class II 3-deoxy-7-phosphoheptulonate synthase encodes MNATNTPSHQQPEWRDTVTLNSVLKDLSVATPLVFAAECDRLRGHLGEVARGNAFLLQGGDCAETFAGVTADSIRAKLETLLQMALVLTYAAAMPVVKVGRMAGQYAKPRSSPVESRDGVTLPAYRGDAVNGAGFTAAARTPDPERLRTMYEKSAVTLNLVRAFAEGGGADLRQAHAWNQGFVRMSPSGFRYEVLAREIDRALSFMDVCGVDAREMHRTEIFTSHEGLLLDYEAALTRPDPPTGRTYATSGHLLWLGERTRQLDGPHLEFFSRIANPVAVKLGPSATPDEVIGYAEALDPDREPGRLTFVVRMGASRVRDLLPALVEKTLAEGLEVGWVCDPMHGNTFTAPDGYKTRTLDTVFDEVCGFFEVHRSLGTHPGGIHVELTGDDVTECVGADVAVDQLVERYETACDPRLNRSQSLSLAFLVAEMFRGSVSDQRGGA; translated from the coding sequence TTGAACGCCACGAACACACCGTCACATCAGCAACCGGAATGGCGCGACACGGTCACACTGAATTCTGTTCTCAAGGACCTGTCCGTGGCTACGCCGCTCGTTTTCGCTGCCGAATGCGACCGGTTGCGCGGCCATCTCGGGGAAGTGGCCAGAGGGAATGCTTTCCTGCTCCAGGGCGGCGACTGCGCCGAGACGTTCGCCGGTGTCACCGCCGACTCGATCCGAGCCAAGCTGGAAACGCTGTTACAAATGGCGCTCGTCCTCACCTACGCCGCCGCGATGCCCGTGGTCAAGGTCGGACGCATGGCCGGCCAGTACGCCAAGCCCCGGTCCAGTCCGGTGGAGTCCCGGGACGGGGTGACTCTTCCCGCGTACCGGGGTGACGCGGTGAACGGGGCCGGCTTCACCGCGGCGGCGCGCACTCCCGACCCGGAGCGGCTGCGCACGATGTACGAGAAGTCGGCGGTCACGCTCAACCTGGTGCGGGCGTTCGCCGAGGGCGGCGGCGCCGATCTCCGCCAAGCGCACGCGTGGAACCAGGGATTCGTGCGGATGTCGCCCTCGGGCTTCCGCTATGAGGTGCTGGCCAGGGAAATCGACCGGGCACTGTCCTTCATGGACGTCTGCGGTGTCGACGCCCGGGAGATGCACCGCACCGAGATCTTCACCAGCCATGAGGGGCTGTTGCTGGACTATGAGGCGGCGCTCACCCGGCCGGATCCGCCGACCGGCCGCACCTACGCCACCAGCGGCCATCTGCTGTGGCTGGGCGAACGAACGCGGCAACTCGACGGCCCGCACCTGGAGTTCTTCTCCCGGATCGCCAACCCGGTGGCCGTGAAGCTGGGCCCGTCGGCCACCCCCGACGAGGTCATCGGCTACGCCGAAGCCCTCGACCCGGACCGTGAACCGGGCCGCCTCACCTTCGTGGTCCGGATGGGAGCGTCACGAGTCCGTGATCTGCTGCCGGCCCTGGTGGAGAAGACCCTGGCCGAGGGACTTGAGGTCGGCTGGGTGTGCGACCCCATGCACGGCAACACCTTCACCGCTCCCGACGGGTACAAGACCCGCACCCTCGACACCGTCTTCGACGAGGTATGCGGCTTCTTCGAGGTGCACCGCTCGCTGGGGACGCACCCGGGCGGCATCCATGTCGAGCTCACGGGGGACGACGTCACCGAATGTGTGGGGGCCGATGTCGCCGTCGACCAGCTCGTGGAGCGGTACGAGACGGCGTGCGATCCGCGGCTCAATCGTTCCCAGTCCCTGTCCCTCGCGTTCCTCGTCGCCGAGATGTTCCGGGGCAGCGTGTCCGATCAGCGCGGCGGAGCTTGA
- a CDS encoding aminodeoxychorismate/anthranilate synthase component II, which produces MNVLIIDAYDSFVYIIDRYVRSLGVDSQVVRSGTRTLDELAAGQPDAVILGPGPGHPAASGHVELVGRFAGEVPLLGVCLGHQAIALAYGGRIAVADHLMHGRTSTVDHDGAGIFVGAPQSMTVTRYHSLVVSEPLPAELEVTARSLDDGYVMGLRHRTLPVESVQFHPESITTSGGLDLFSNFLDTAHC; this is translated from the coding sequence GTGAACGTACTGATCATCGACGCGTACGACAGCTTCGTGTACATCATCGACCGATACGTGCGCTCACTCGGTGTGGACTCACAGGTGGTGCGCTCGGGCACCAGGACGCTGGACGAACTCGCCGCGGGACAGCCGGACGCCGTCATCCTCGGGCCGGGCCCCGGCCACCCCGCCGCTTCCGGCCATGTGGAACTGGTCGGCCGGTTCGCGGGCGAAGTGCCGCTGCTGGGGGTGTGCTTGGGCCACCAGGCCATCGCCCTCGCGTACGGCGGCCGGATCGCGGTCGCCGACCATCTGATGCATGGCCGGACCAGCACGGTGGACCATGACGGGGCGGGCATCTTCGTCGGAGCGCCGCAGTCCATGACGGTCACCCGCTATCACTCACTGGTGGTGTCCGAGCCGCTGCCCGCCGAACTGGAGGTGACCGCCCGCTCCCTCGACGACGGCTATGTGATGGGGCTGAGGCATCGCACCCTGCCGGTCGAGAGCGTGCAGTTCCACCCGGAGAGCATCACGACTTCCGGTGGACTGGATCTGTTCAGCAACTTCCTTGACACGGCGCACTGCTGA
- a CDS encoding anthranilate synthase component I family protein — protein sequence MRLTEVGLPRHAPLDLYTLLRQALGADGVFVLEGLGGPKEQRGPAVVGLGRLAEIRVYADHIDIDGCATVLKSLVTRARAVGLTETGETGEIGETGAAADSESTVCFAIDDSGQVWQLLESANLLFDVRTEVPTSSYAFGFLAVLGYEAAWHMEKLPPRAGGTGTPDLTLTLFRDTVSYDSESGAVRLLRADLEGEGEAFPRRSSVDVVEFARQAGRMAGPPPLPPAPRPRAVEDSVPRETFLTWARQCLAHIRSGDIYQIQIGHRIDVESDLRPLDVYRRLSHRNPSPYMYLVPYAGSTLIGASPELFFRTRNGEITMRPIAGTTRRGTDDEENLRRIKAMQTSSKEQAEHIMLVDLCRNDIGRVSLPGTLPVDQLMAVESFSHVFHLVSTVTGRLAPEASVWDTMRATFPAGTMSGAPKVRAMEIIAGLEREPRGSYAGAVGLIDVRGWSELALCIRTIAYDGRRYSAQSSAGIVAESQPEAEWDETLAKLGAAYWALTGEELTA from the coding sequence GTGCGGCTCACCGAAGTCGGTCTTCCCCGCCATGCCCCGCTCGACCTCTACACCCTGCTGCGCCAAGCGTTGGGCGCGGACGGTGTATTCGTACTGGAGGGTCTCGGTGGCCCCAAGGAACAGCGCGGCCCGGCCGTGGTCGGTCTGGGCAGGCTCGCCGAGATCCGCGTATACGCCGACCACATCGACATCGATGGCTGCGCCACTGTCCTGAAATCCCTGGTGACCAGGGCGCGAGCCGTCGGCCTCACAGAAACCGGGGAAACCGGGGAAATCGGGGAAACCGGGGCCGCCGCGGACAGCGAGTCCACCGTATGCTTCGCCATCGACGACTCCGGCCAGGTCTGGCAGTTGCTCGAGTCCGCGAATCTCCTCTTCGATGTGCGGACCGAAGTCCCGACCTCGTCGTACGCCTTCGGCTTCCTCGCCGTGCTCGGCTACGAAGCCGCCTGGCACATGGAGAAACTGCCACCCCGAGCCGGGGGAACCGGAACCCCCGACCTCACACTCACCCTCTTCCGCGACACGGTCTCGTACGATTCCGAGTCCGGGGCGGTCCGACTGTTGCGGGCCGACCTCGAAGGCGAAGGCGAGGCCTTCCCGCGGCGTTCCTCGGTCGACGTGGTGGAATTCGCCCGACAGGCGGGCCGGATGGCCGGGCCCCCGCCGCTGCCCCCGGCGCCCAGGCCGCGAGCGGTGGAGGACTCCGTACCGCGCGAGACCTTCCTGACCTGGGCGCGGCAGTGCCTGGCGCACATCCGGTCCGGTGACATCTATCAGATCCAGATCGGTCACCGGATCGACGTGGAATCCGATCTGCGGCCCTTGGACGTCTACCGGCGGCTCAGCCACCGGAACCCGTCTCCGTACATGTATCTCGTGCCGTACGCCGGCTCCACGTTGATCGGCGCCAGCCCAGAGCTCTTCTTCCGGACACGGAACGGCGAGATCACCATGCGCCCCATCGCCGGAACCACCCGCCGGGGCACCGACGACGAGGAGAACCTACGCCGGATCAAGGCCATGCAGACCAGCTCCAAGGAGCAGGCCGAGCACATCATGCTGGTCGACCTGTGCCGCAATGACATCGGCAGGGTGAGCCTGCCGGGAACACTGCCGGTGGACCAGCTGATGGCCGTCGAGAGCTTCTCGCACGTCTTCCATCTCGTCTCGACGGTGACGGGCCGGCTGGCCCCCGAAGCCTCGGTCTGGGACACCATGCGCGCCACCTTCCCGGCCGGCACCATGAGCGGAGCCCCCAAGGTGCGAGCCATGGAGATCATCGCCGGACTGGAGCGGGAGCCGCGGGGCAGCTACGCGGGTGCCGTGGGCCTGATCGACGTACGGGGATGGAGTGAACTCGCCCTGTGCATCAGGACGATCGCGTACGACGGACGGCGGTACTCGGCCCAGAGCTCGGCCGGAATCGTGGCGGAATCACAGCCGGAAGCCGAATGGGACGAGACCTTGGCGAAACTGGGGGCCGCCTACTGGGCCCTCACGGGCGAGGAGCTGACGGCGTGA